One genomic region from Muriicola soli encodes:
- a CDS encoding head GIN domain-containing protein: MKKVQILCMMLIFANISCAQWGKKVKGNGEVVTIERITGDYEGVSVGGWFDVELVSGKEGSVSIKGEENLLEYIITEVKDGRLVVKVEKGINLQPSSWKSGGISVTIPVEEINYLSMSGSGDLEGRTVLKSSDFKTRMSGSGDMEVELEVENLEVTVSGSGDMNLSGNTDTLEVQISGSGDVHAYELEANHVSATVSGSANIRVTARESLKARVSGSGDISYRGNPEKIDSKTSGSGDISKG; encoded by the coding sequence ATGAAAAAAGTACAAATTCTATGCATGATGCTGATCTTCGCAAACATTTCATGCGCTCAATGGGGTAAAAAAGTGAAAGGAAATGGTGAAGTGGTTACCATAGAACGCATCACCGGAGATTACGAAGGTGTCTCAGTGGGTGGATGGTTCGATGTGGAGCTCGTTTCCGGAAAAGAAGGTTCTGTAAGTATTAAAGGAGAAGAGAACCTGTTAGAATATATCATCACCGAAGTTAAAGATGGTAGATTGGTTGTGAAAGTAGAAAAAGGGATCAACCTTCAACCTTCATCATGGAAATCAGGAGGCATTTCTGTCACCATACCTGTTGAAGAGATTAACTACTTAAGTATGTCCGGTTCAGGAGACCTGGAAGGGCGTACGGTGCTGAAATCATCAGATTTCAAAACAAGGATGTCGGGTTCGGGAGACATGGAGGTAGAGCTTGAAGTTGAAAATCTCGAAGTAACTGTTTCGGGATCAGGAGATATGAACCTCAGTGGAAATACCGATACTTTAGAAGTTCAAATTTCAGGTTCAGGTGATGTACATGCCTATGAGCTGGAAGCTAATCACGTCAGTGCTACAGTTTCCGGTTCCGCCAACATCAGGGTTACCGCCAGGGAATCCCTTAAGGCGAGGGTTTCGGGATCAGGAGATATCTCCTACAGGGGAAATCCTGAAAAAATAGACAGTAAAACGTCTGGTTCTGGAGATATTTCGAAAGGATAG
- the glgB gene encoding 1,4-alpha-glucan branching protein GlgB, translating into MGNVIPHSVFSEFDINLFKSGKHYRLYEKLGSHPMEVNGEKGTYFAVWAPSAKAVSVVGDFNYWLEGDHKLNVRWDASGIWEGFIPGVKPGTKYKYKIHSHNQDIKTEKADPFARYSEQPPKTASVVWDKTYKWKDKKWMDTRKEKNSLDAPYSVYEVHLGSWKKNEKNEFLTYEELSKDLVAYVKEMNFTHVEFMPVMEYPYDPSWGYQLTGYFAPTSRFGEPEGLKLLIDTLHQNGIGVILDWVPSHFPEDAHGLGFFDGSSLYEHPDRRRGYHPDWKSLIFNYGRNEVRAFLISNALFWLDQYHVDGLRVDAVASMLYLDYSRDEGEWEPNIYGNNENLEAISLIRELNEEVYKSFEGVQTIAEESTSFSMVSRPVSIGGLGFGMKWMMGWMHDSLEYFKKEPVYRRHHQNDLTFSMTYAFTENFMLPFSHDEVVYGKQSLLYKMPGDEWQRFANLRLLFGYMFTHPGTNLLFMGAEFGQSSEWNFEQSLDWHLLQYEFHDGVRQLVKDLNKFYRDHPALFEKQFSSEGFQWIDYGDHENSVLTYMRKGHKEEDDLVIACNFTPVPREKYRIGVPRSGQFKEVFNTDAKKYGGSGSKNTIRKTSKKSWHGKDHSIEVTIPPLGMVVFL; encoded by the coding sequence ATGGGCAACGTTATACCCCACAGTGTATTTTCCGAATTCGACATCAATTTGTTTAAATCGGGTAAACATTACCGACTCTACGAAAAATTAGGATCGCACCCCATGGAAGTAAACGGGGAAAAAGGCACCTACTTTGCCGTTTGGGCCCCATCGGCAAAAGCCGTCTCCGTAGTAGGGGATTTTAACTACTGGCTCGAGGGCGACCACAAACTCAATGTCCGCTGGGATGCCAGTGGCATTTGGGAAGGTTTTATCCCCGGAGTAAAGCCGGGAACGAAGTATAAATACAAGATCCATTCGCACAATCAGGATATCAAGACAGAAAAGGCGGATCCATTCGCCCGTTATTCGGAACAACCTCCAAAAACAGCATCCGTAGTCTGGGATAAAACCTACAAATGGAAGGATAAAAAATGGATGGACACCCGTAAGGAAAAAAACAGTCTGGACGCTCCCTATTCCGTCTATGAAGTTCATTTGGGATCGTGGAAGAAAAACGAAAAAAATGAGTTCCTGACCTACGAGGAACTGTCTAAAGACCTTGTGGCCTACGTCAAAGAAATGAATTTCACTCATGTGGAATTTATGCCGGTGATGGAATATCCTTACGATCCGTCCTGGGGATATCAGTTAACCGGATATTTTGCGCCAACATCCAGATTTGGTGAACCTGAAGGCCTTAAATTGTTAATTGATACCCTGCATCAAAATGGCATTGGGGTGATTTTAGACTGGGTACCTTCGCATTTTCCGGAGGATGCACACGGTTTGGGCTTTTTTGATGGTTCTAGTCTTTACGAACATCCCGACAGGCGAAGGGGTTACCATCCGGATTGGAAATCTCTGATCTTTAATTACGGCAGGAATGAAGTTCGGGCCTTTTTGATCAGCAATGCATTATTCTGGTTAGACCAGTACCACGTAGACGGGCTGCGGGTTGATGCCGTTGCCTCCATGCTTTACCTCGATTATTCCAGGGACGAAGGAGAGTGGGAACCCAATATTTACGGAAATAATGAAAACCTTGAAGCCATTTCCCTCATCAGGGAATTAAACGAAGAAGTATACAAGAGTTTTGAGGGAGTGCAAACCATTGCTGAAGAATCTACATCTTTTTCTATGGTTTCCAGACCTGTGAGTATTGGAGGTCTTGGATTTGGGATGAAGTGGATGATGGGATGGATGCACGATAGTCTAGAGTATTTTAAAAAAGAACCTGTTTATCGCAGGCATCATCAAAACGATCTTACGTTTAGCATGACTTACGCCTTTACGGAAAACTTTATGTTGCCTTTTTCTCATGATGAAGTTGTGTACGGGAAACAGTCCCTCCTTTACAAAATGCCGGGAGACGAGTGGCAACGCTTTGCCAACCTGAGATTATTGTTTGGATATATGTTTACCCATCCCGGCACCAATCTGCTGTTTATGGGCGCTGAATTCGGTCAATCTTCCGAATGGAATTTCGAACAAAGTCTGGATTGGCATCTCTTGCAATACGAATTCCACGATGGAGTACGTCAATTGGTTAAGGATCTCAATAAGTTTTATCGCGATCATCCGGCACTGTTTGAAAAGCAATTTAGCTCTGAAGGTTTTCAATGGATTGATTACGGAGACCACGAGAACTCAGTTCTTACCTATATGCGAAAGGGGCACAAGGAAGAAGATGATCTGGTGATAGCCTGTAACTTCACGCCGGTACCCAGGGAAAAATACAGAATAGGAGTTCCCAGAAGTGGACAATTCAAGGAGGTTTTTAATACTGACGCCAAGAAATATGGCGGAAGTGGGTCAAAAAATACCATCAGAAAAACTTCAAAAAAGTCCTGGCACGGGAAGGATCACTCTATTGAAGTAACGATTCCTCCACTTGGGATGGTTGTTTTTCTTTGA
- a CDS encoding M48 family metallopeptidase, which yields MKKKLYLIILVFFGILGCKTNPFTGKSTLNFYQNNSIFPTAFAQYDEFLKGNKVVTGTSEANTITTVGQRIAKAAERWLSANGYPGYLKDYQWEYNLVQDETVNAWCMPGGKIVFYTGILPICQDETGIAVVMGHEVAHALADHGAQRMSAGMIQQGIAVAGNIAIDDPQKRNIFNQAYGIGSTVGVMLPFSRSHETEADRIGLQIMAIAGYNPDEAAELWKRMKANSGGQAPPEFLSTHPSNDTRINNLTNWAPLAKEEAKKFGVTSFQ from the coding sequence ATGAAAAAGAAGCTATATCTGATTATTTTAGTGTTCTTCGGAATACTGGGATGCAAGACCAATCCTTTCACCGGGAAAAGTACCTTAAATTTCTATCAGAACAATTCCATATTTCCCACAGCTTTTGCCCAATACGATGAATTTCTCAAGGGGAATAAAGTGGTTACCGGTACTAGCGAAGCAAATACTATTACTACTGTGGGACAGCGTATTGCCAAGGCGGCTGAACGCTGGTTAAGCGCCAACGGATATCCGGGTTATCTCAAGGACTACCAGTGGGAGTACAATCTGGTGCAGGATGAGACTGTAAACGCCTGGTGTATGCCGGGGGGAAAGATTGTTTTTTATACCGGAATCCTACCGATTTGTCAGGATGAAACTGGGATAGCCGTAGTTATGGGACACGAAGTGGCTCATGCTCTGGCAGATCACGGGGCTCAACGGATGAGTGCCGGGATGATTCAACAGGGCATTGCAGTTGCAGGGAATATCGCAATTGATGATCCTCAGAAACGAAACATTTTCAATCAGGCTTATGGCATCGGATCTACTGTAGGAGTGATGTTGCCTTTTAGCCGAAGTCATGAAACTGAAGCAGACCGGATTGGATTACAAATCATGGCTATCGCCGGATATAACCCGGACGAAGCTGCGGAATTGTGGAAACGGATGAAGGCGAATTCCGGTGGTCAGGCACCTCCCGAATTTTTAAGTACTCACCCTTCCAATGATACGCGTATCAACAACCTCACAAATTGGGCACCGCTGGCTAAAGAAGAGGCCAAAAAATTTGGCGTGACGAGTTTTCAATAG
- a CDS encoding glycoside hydrolase family 31 protein: MITNTELEYKGNLYPDQIVDFKKDSDKFYFTTQNGVILEITVIRNSTIRFRYATDHVMEPDFSYAISPDAPRGYKDLKAEETDTEYLISTAKVKVLVDKKSMRVQISDLEGNIINEDELGFHYEENYTYGGNSVKMSKITQSGESFYGMGDKATHFNLKGKRVHNWVTDQYAFGKDQDPLYKAVPFYIGLHQNKAYGLFFDNTFKTHFDFAHERRNVTSFWAEGGEMNYYFFYGPDMSRVVRSYTDLTGTPELPPLWALGYHQSKWSYFPESRVKQIASKFRKLKIPCDAIYLDIDYMDGFRCFTWDKTKFPDPKKMISELNEDGFKTVVMIDPGIKIDRDYWVYQEAIKNDYFCKRGDGPLMSGKVWPGQCNFPDYTNPEVREWWAGLYKELMSEVGAHAVWNDMNEPAVMEVPTKTAPLDTRHDFDGHPCSHRKAHNIYGMQMVRATYEGVKKYVYPKRPFVITRAGYSGTQRFASTWTGDNVATWEHLWIANVQVQRMCVSGMSFVGTDIGGFAEQPNGELFARWIQLGIFHPFCRVHSSGDHGDQEPWSFDKEVTNIVRKFIELRYQLLPYLYTSFYRYYKESIPMIKPLVYHDQEDQQTHFRTDEFIFGEQILVCPVQEPNAKGRRMYIPRGTWYDYWTNETVEGGSEKWVDADIDKIPIFIKEGAIIPKYPVQQYVGELKIEELQLDVYYKNGIENSMIYEDAQDGYDYTKGEFSLRNFKLTGKENELILQQFKDGNFITTYETFKLNLMGLPFKIKSIQLDNESIALKDVKMNGSNTIHVTKEFTTLHIIGK; encoded by the coding sequence ATGATCACTAATACAGAGTTAGAATACAAGGGAAATCTTTACCCTGACCAAATAGTTGATTTTAAAAAGGATTCCGATAAATTTTACTTCACTACCCAGAATGGCGTTATTCTAGAGATAACGGTTATCAGGAATAGTACCATCAGGTTTCGCTACGCTACCGATCACGTTATGGAACCCGATTTCTCCTATGCTATAAGTCCGGACGCCCCCAGGGGATATAAAGACCTCAAGGCAGAGGAGACCGATACGGAATACCTCATTAGCACGGCAAAAGTAAAAGTCCTGGTAGACAAGAAATCAATGCGTGTGCAGATCTCAGATCTCGAAGGAAACATAATCAATGAAGATGAATTGGGCTTCCACTATGAAGAGAATTATACCTACGGTGGTAACTCTGTAAAAATGAGTAAGATTACCCAGTCCGGTGAAAGTTTTTACGGGATGGGTGACAAGGCGACCCACTTTAACCTGAAAGGGAAAAGAGTACATAACTGGGTTACTGACCAATACGCTTTTGGCAAGGATCAGGATCCATTGTACAAAGCAGTCCCATTTTACATTGGCCTTCATCAGAACAAGGCCTATGGGTTATTTTTTGACAATACGTTTAAAACCCACTTCGATTTTGCTCATGAGCGAAGGAACGTAACGAGTTTTTGGGCTGAAGGCGGGGAGATGAATTACTATTTCTTTTACGGCCCTGATATGTCGCGTGTGGTTAGATCGTACACCGACCTTACCGGTACGCCGGAATTGCCGCCGTTATGGGCCCTGGGCTATCACCAGTCTAAGTGGAGTTATTTTCCTGAAAGCAGGGTAAAGCAGATTGCCAGTAAGTTTCGAAAGCTGAAGATTCCCTGTGATGCCATATACCTCGATATCGATTATATGGATGGATTCAGGTGCTTTACCTGGGATAAAACGAAATTTCCTGATCCCAAAAAGATGATTTCGGAACTCAATGAAGACGGATTTAAGACCGTGGTCATGATCGATCCGGGGATTAAAATAGACCGGGATTATTGGGTTTACCAGGAGGCTATAAAGAACGATTATTTCTGCAAACGGGGAGACGGACCGCTGATGAGCGGAAAAGTTTGGCCGGGCCAATGCAACTTCCCTGATTATACTAATCCTGAAGTCAGAGAATGGTGGGCCGGACTCTATAAAGAATTGATGTCGGAAGTAGGTGCCCACGCTGTGTGGAACGACATGAATGAACCAGCCGTAATGGAAGTGCCCACGAAAACGGCGCCTTTGGATACAAGGCACGATTTTGACGGGCATCCCTGTAGTCACAGAAAAGCGCATAATATTTACGGGATGCAAATGGTAAGGGCAACTTACGAAGGCGTAAAGAAATACGTTTACCCCAAAAGACCTTTTGTTATTACCAGAGCCGGATATTCAGGAACACAGCGATTTGCTTCAACCTGGACGGGGGATAATGTTGCTACATGGGAACACCTCTGGATCGCCAATGTTCAGGTACAGCGCATGTGCGTTAGTGGGATGTCATTTGTGGGAACCGATATTGGCGGGTTTGCCGAACAGCCCAACGGGGAATTATTTGCGCGCTGGATACAATTGGGAATTTTCCATCCCTTCTGCCGAGTTCATAGTAGTGGGGATCATGGAGATCAGGAACCCTGGTCTTTTGACAAGGAGGTCACCAATATTGTAAGAAAATTTATAGAATTAAGATATCAGTTACTGCCTTACCTCTACACCAGTTTTTACAGGTATTACAAGGAAAGTATCCCGATGATCAAACCTCTGGTTTATCACGATCAGGAGGACCAGCAGACGCATTTCCGTACGGATGAATTTATTTTTGGTGAACAAATTCTCGTTTGCCCCGTACAGGAGCCAAATGCCAAAGGTAGACGAATGTATATCCCCAGGGGTACATGGTACGATTACTGGACTAACGAAACTGTGGAAGGGGGTTCAGAAAAATGGGTTGATGCCGATATTGACAAGATCCCGATTTTTATCAAAGAGGGAGCAATTATCCCAAAATACCCTGTTCAACAATACGTTGGAGAATTGAAAATTGAGGAACTCCAACTCGACGTGTATTACAAAAACGGTATTGAAAATTCCATGATCTACGAGGATGCTCAGGATGGATATGACTATACCAAGGGGGAATTCAGTCTTCGGAATTTTAAATTAACCGGGAAGGAAAATGAACTCATTTTGCAGCAATTTAAAGATGGGAATTTCATCACCACTTATGAGACCTTTAAACTCAACCTGATGGGTCTTCCCTTTAAAATTAAGTCAATTCAGCTCGATAATGAGTCTATTGCTCTGAAAGATGTCAAAATGAACGGCAGCAATACCATACATGTAACCAAAGAATTTACGACCCTGCATATTATCGGTAAGTGA
- a CDS encoding maltokinase N-terminal cap-like domain-containing protein: MPNKKQESSLQAPYTFDVEWEALMDDKKFISAFLSEILEEYVVKQRWYGGKSSKLKYIELQEYFRIQQKGEVYYGLLLEVNFEEAFYQHYFLPIAFVSDESFAEKDRILPLSIKGQEGFIIDALNLEAFRKLVYERIITAELNDTTRVQYHHSLNFNGEPYESSKFMGMEQSNTSIIINGKSVIKFFRRIYADKNPDYEMSRFLSERKGYKNTPPYQGSLSIIDTDNVSVTIALMQELIPNQGDAWDYMLKELHKVFSNLENKHINVDHLPDVQLFDRLKINDVPPQIIDWAGLNVFLKLQTLARRTAEMHIALGSEFEDTGFTPTNFTGDYEVWLKNRLLYQFQNRLNTVENNLHRLKDLSLDLAKEFLERKNEIRKRFVDFDWTKLKGERLRVHGDYHLGQVLVKDDDFYLLDFEGEPESTIRDRKVKQPPLKDVAGMFRSFHYAVYATIFNNEDSYPYSRGELFKAGEILYRYFVGVFMETYVDLIQKQNINIGYSQERIFILKYCMLEKAVYELGYEMNSRPLWAVIPLQGIMSILNKTN, encoded by the coding sequence ATGCCCAATAAAAAACAGGAATCTTCTCTGCAGGCGCCCTACACTTTTGACGTAGAGTGGGAAGCCCTGATGGATGACAAGAAGTTTATTTCGGCCTTTCTCTCAGAAATACTGGAAGAATACGTGGTAAAGCAGCGCTGGTACGGCGGGAAAAGCAGCAAGCTTAAATATATAGAATTACAGGAATACTTCCGTATTCAGCAGAAAGGGGAAGTCTACTACGGCCTGCTGTTGGAGGTGAATTTTGAAGAGGCGTTCTACCAACATTATTTTCTGCCTATCGCCTTTGTTTCTGATGAATCTTTTGCCGAAAAAGACCGCATTCTTCCTTTGAGCATAAAAGGACAGGAGGGCTTTATCATAGATGCCCTTAACCTGGAAGCCTTCAGAAAGCTCGTCTATGAAAGGATCATCACTGCCGAACTCAATGATACTACCCGGGTTCAATACCACCACAGTCTTAATTTTAACGGGGAACCCTACGAATCTTCCAAATTCATGGGCATGGAACAGAGTAATACCTCTATCATTATCAACGGGAAATCGGTTATCAAATTCTTCCGCAGGATATATGCCGATAAAAACCCCGACTATGAGATGAGTCGTTTTCTCTCAGAGCGCAAAGGCTATAAGAATACTCCGCCATATCAGGGCAGTCTGAGCATCATCGATACGGATAACGTAAGTGTTACCATCGCCCTGATGCAGGAATTGATCCCTAACCAGGGGGATGCCTGGGACTACATGCTCAAAGAACTCCACAAGGTATTCAGCAATCTCGAGAATAAGCATATCAATGTAGATCACCTGCCGGATGTTCAATTATTCGACCGATTAAAGATCAATGACGTACCCCCGCAAATCATAGATTGGGCCGGACTCAACGTTTTTCTCAAATTGCAGACCCTGGCCAGGAGGACTGCTGAAATGCACATTGCCCTTGGTTCTGAATTTGAAGACACAGGTTTTACTCCTACTAACTTCACCGGAGACTATGAGGTCTGGCTAAAAAATCGCCTGCTTTATCAATTCCAAAACCGTCTAAATACGGTTGAAAATAATTTACATCGCTTAAAGGATCTTTCCCTGGACCTGGCTAAAGAATTTCTGGAGCGTAAAAATGAAATCAGGAAACGATTTGTGGATTTCGACTGGACAAAGTTAAAAGGAGAGCGACTCAGAGTTCACGGGGACTACCACCTCGGACAGGTCCTTGTGAAGGATGACGATTTTTACTTACTCGATTTTGAGGGAGAACCCGAAAGCACGATCCGGGATAGAAAAGTAAAACAACCGCCTCTTAAAGATGTGGCAGGAATGTTCCGGTCTTTTCATTACGCCGTTTACGCCACCATTTTTAACAATGAGGACAGCTACCCGTATTCGCGGGGAGAACTCTTTAAGGCAGGTGAGATTTTATACCGTTATTTTGTTGGGGTCTTTATGGAAACCTATGTAGACCTTATTCAAAAGCAAAATATCAATATTGGATACAGTCAGGAACGCATTTTCATCCTAAAATACTGCATGCTGGAAAAGGCGGTTTATGAACTGGGGTATGAAATGAATTCCAGACCATTATGGGCGGTGATTCCACTGCAGGGCATCATGAGTATTTTGAACAAAACTAACTAA
- a CDS encoding MFS transporter produces MARTILVKGSKKLLNAWAFYDWANSVYSLVIASAIFPIYYGALFRIAGIEKISIFGGEIARAPLISYTTSLAFVCIALITPFISGIADYLGNKKVFMQFFCYMGGIACIGLYWFSLEHIEAGLICYFFGLVGFWVSFAINNSYLPDIAYPEQQDRISAKGFSMGYIGSVILLLINLAMVMKPATFGIEGEGAELLAMRYSFASVGIWWILFSQYTFYHLPKGNKRKGPRTRVILNGFRELKGVWQQLGEQQRLKRYLGAFFVYSMAVQTVMLIAAYFGEEEIKWGSGEERTVGLIVSILVIQLVAVIGATFTARASEHFGNIRTLVVINFLWIGICIYAYYVTSPTEFYIAAGCVGVVMGGIQALSRSTYSKFLPETKDTASFFSFYDVSEKIGIIIGTFLYGVVAQFTGSMRNATIFLAIFFILGAFLLLRVNKKAPA; encoded by the coding sequence ATGGCCCGAACTATCCTGGTAAAAGGAAGCAAGAAATTACTCAATGCATGGGCGTTTTACGACTGGGCTAATTCGGTCTACAGTCTAGTAATTGCCTCAGCCATTTTTCCTATTTACTACGGGGCATTATTCAGGATTGCGGGGATCGAAAAGATCAGCATTTTCGGAGGCGAGATTGCAAGGGCGCCCCTGATCAGTTATACCACCTCCCTGGCTTTTGTATGTATAGCGCTCATCACGCCTTTTATTTCCGGAATTGCTGATTACCTTGGAAATAAAAAGGTCTTTATGCAATTCTTCTGCTATATGGGAGGAATTGCATGTATAGGTTTGTACTGGTTCTCTCTGGAACATATAGAGGCGGGTCTTATTTGTTATTTCTTTGGCCTGGTGGGCTTCTGGGTAAGTTTTGCCATCAATAATTCGTACCTGCCTGATATTGCCTACCCCGAGCAGCAGGACAGGATAAGTGCCAAAGGTTTCTCCATGGGCTATATTGGAAGTGTGATCCTTTTGCTAATCAACCTCGCAATGGTGATGAAGCCGGCCACTTTTGGGATTGAAGGGGAGGGGGCAGAGCTTCTTGCTATGCGATATTCCTTTGCTTCGGTAGGAATCTGGTGGATACTTTTTAGTCAGTACACTTTTTATCACCTGCCTAAAGGCAACAAAAGAAAAGGGCCACGAACTCGCGTTATCCTGAATGGTTTCAGGGAGCTTAAAGGGGTATGGCAACAGCTGGGAGAACAACAAAGACTGAAACGATACCTGGGAGCATTTTTCGTCTACAGTATGGCTGTTCAAACGGTTATGCTGATAGCGGCCTATTTCGGGGAGGAAGAGATTAAATGGGGTTCAGGTGAAGAGCGTACAGTGGGACTTATAGTCAGTATTCTGGTGATTCAATTAGTGGCTGTAATAGGAGCCACCTTTACCGCCAGAGCTTCTGAGCATTTTGGCAATATCAGAACGCTGGTTGTTATTAATTTCCTATGGATCGGGATCTGTATCTACGCCTATTATGTAACAAGTCCGACTGAATTTTACATCGCGGCCGGTTGCGTGGGAGTGGTGATGGGTGGAATTCAGGCCTTGTCTAGATCTACCTATTCCAAATTCCTTCCGGAAACCAAGGACACAGCATCTTTTTTTAGTTTTTACGATGTTTCTGAGAAGATTGGCATTATCATCGGTACATTTCTGTACGGTGTTGTGGCTCAATTTACGGGGAGTATGCGTAATGCGACCATCTTTTTAGCAATCTTCTTTATCCTCGGGGCGTTTCTGCTCCTCAGGGTCAATAAAAAAGCCCCTGCATAG
- a CDS encoding alpha-1,4-glucan--maltose-1-phosphate maltosyltransferase — MKQERVVIENVNPQLQCGAYYIKRVVGETVIVHADVLGDGHDVIQAEVAYKHESEKSFTQLRMEHLGNDVHHAIFKVNKQGYYDYKVEGWVDNPLNWQHGIEAKLKDGQIVTSELLDGVQYLKVLQKKLKGKEKEYISDLIQAFQDKDKYETAVKEAISKKLHEMFIKHPLKNLVNSSAVLKVYVDRKKANFSTWYEFFPRSTAVEEGKHGTFKDAQRLFPKISAMGFDTVYLPPIHPIGEVNRKGKNNTTKAEEGDSGVPWGIGSKHGGHKSIHPELGSEKDFKDFIKKASEFDLEVAMDLAFQAAPDHPYITSNPEWFRKRPDGTMQYAENPPKKYQDIVNFYFETKEYKKLWQELLDVTLHWISFGIKIFRVDNPHTKPYYFWNWLIEEVKKDHPDVLFLAEAFSRPKVMQQLAKQGFSQSYTYFTWRVHKHELIEYVTELTQSDMKEYYRPNFWPNTPDINPYHLQGANESMHLIRYALAATLCGNLGIYGPVFEYMVSEAMPGKEEYLHSEKYEVRFWDWSIENKITYLITKLNHLRKDHPSLQQTNNIRFCRIDNDKLIAFYKWNDDRSDEILVVINLDSYYAQQGMVQLPLGDLGVEAGKPIQMRDLVTDNSYLWYNEWNFVELPPSLPFHVFQIKK; from the coding sequence ATGAAACAAGAGCGAGTGGTGATCGAAAATGTAAACCCTCAACTCCAGTGTGGTGCCTATTACATCAAAAGGGTTGTAGGGGAAACAGTAATAGTTCACGCCGATGTTCTCGGAGATGGTCATGATGTGATCCAGGCTGAGGTGGCTTATAAACACGAAAGTGAGAAGTCTTTTACCCAATTGCGGATGGAGCATTTAGGCAATGATGTACACCATGCAATTTTTAAGGTAAATAAGCAGGGATACTACGATTACAAGGTAGAAGGGTGGGTTGATAATCCACTGAATTGGCAACACGGCATTGAGGCAAAACTTAAGGATGGGCAAATTGTGACCAGCGAATTGTTGGATGGCGTGCAGTATTTAAAGGTTTTACAGAAAAAACTAAAAGGCAAAGAGAAAGAATACATCTCAGATCTCATTCAAGCTTTTCAGGATAAAGACAAATACGAAACAGCAGTTAAGGAAGCAATTTCAAAAAAGCTCCACGAGATGTTCATCAAACATCCGCTGAAGAATTTAGTTAACTCAAGTGCGGTTCTTAAAGTCTATGTAGACCGGAAAAAGGCAAATTTCAGTACCTGGTACGAATTCTTTCCGCGTTCAACCGCTGTAGAGGAAGGCAAACACGGTACTTTTAAAGATGCTCAGCGATTATTTCCAAAGATCTCAGCCATGGGCTTTGATACGGTTTATCTTCCGCCAATACACCCTATCGGGGAAGTAAACCGAAAAGGGAAAAATAATACGACCAAGGCAGAAGAGGGAGACAGCGGTGTTCCATGGGGTATTGGCTCAAAACACGGAGGACACAAATCCATCCACCCTGAACTCGGATCTGAAAAGGATTTTAAAGACTTTATTAAAAAAGCCTCTGAATTTGATCTCGAAGTGGCCATGGACCTGGCCTTCCAGGCGGCCCCTGACCATCCCTATATCACCTCCAATCCCGAATGGTTCAGAAAAAGGCCCGACGGAACTATGCAGTACGCTGAAAATCCGCCCAAGAAGTATCAGGACATCGTCAATTTTTATTTCGAAACAAAAGAGTATAAAAAACTATGGCAAGAACTCCTTGATGTCACCCTGCATTGGATCAGTTTCGGTATCAAAATCTTTAGGGTAGACAATCCGCACACCAAGCCCTATTATTTCTGGAATTGGCTGATTGAAGAAGTAAAAAAGGATCATCCGGATGTGCTTTTCCTTGCGGAAGCATTTTCCAGGCCAAAAGTGATGCAGCAATTGGCCAAACAGGGCTTTTCACAGTCCTATACCTATTTTACCTGGCGGGTGCACAAACACGAACTTATAGAATACGTCACCGAACTTACACAGTCGGATATGAAGGAGTATTACCGCCCGAATTTCTGGCCAAATACCCCAGATATCAATCCGTACCACCTGCAAGGGGCCAATGAGAGCATGCATCTGATTCGTTATGCCCTTGCCGCTACCTTGTGTGGAAACCTGGGTATTTATGGTCCTGTGTTCGAATATATGGTCTCTGAGGCTATGCCTGGGAAGGAAGAATATCTGCATTCAGAAAAATACGAAGTGCGGTTCTGGGACTGGTCAATTGAAAACAAGATCACTTATTTGATAACCAAACTGAATCATCTTCGAAAAGATCACCCCTCCTTACAGCAAACAAATAATATCAGGTTCTGTAGAATCGACAACGACAAACTGATCGCATTTTACAAATGGAATGACGACAGAAGCGATGAGATCCTGGTGGTGATTAATCTCGACTCCTATTACGCACAACAGGGGATGGTCCAACTCCCGCTAGGTGATTTGGGTGTCGAAGCAGGAAAACCTATTCAGATGCGCGATCTGGTCACGGACAATAGTTACCTTTGGTACAACGAATGGAATTTTGTTGAACTCCCTCCGAGCTTGCCCTTCCATGTATTTCAAATTAAAAAATAA